DNA from Nitriliruptor alkaliphilus DSM 45188:
GTAGTTGCAGCCGGCGGCGCTGAGCAGGACGGCGAGGTTCTCGATGTCGTTCTGCGTCGCCCTCGCGTGGTTCGTGTAACACGCGTCACAGCCCATCGAGATCCCGGTGAGCTTGCCCATGAAGTGGTCCTCGAGGCCGGCCCGGGTGATCTGGACCGCGTCGTAGAGGTACTCGGGGCCGATGAAGCCCACCACGGTGTTCACCTGGTACGGGTCGTAGCGCTTGGCGAGCCCGTAGTTGCGCGCCTCCATCACGAGCTGGTCGGCGTCGTAGTGGGCATCCGCCGAGAGCGCGGTCCCCTGGCCGGTCTCGAAGTACATGTAGTTGGGGCCCGCGGTGTTGCAGTACCGCTTGGCCATGTCGTAGGCCTCGTCGAGCAGATCGACGTCGATGCCGAAGCCCACGTTGGCCTTCTGCGTCCCGGCGAGGCTCTGGAACATCAACCCCATCGGCGCACCCCGCTTGAGCGCGTCCATCTGCGTGGTGACGTGGGCCAGCAGGCAGTTCTGGGTCGGGATCTCCCACTTGTCGATGACCTCCTGGGTCATCTCGAGCAGACGGGTGACGCTGCCGACCGAGTCATCGGCGGGGTTGATGCCGATGACGCTGTCGCCCGAGCCGAGCGACAGGCCCTCGTAGATGCTGGCCCGGATGCCCTCCACCGCGTCGGTGGGGTGGTTGGGCTGGTTGCGCGACGCGAGGGTGCCCGGCAACCCGATGGTGTTGTTGCAGTGGGCCGTGATGCGCACCTTCTTGGCACCGAGCACCAGATCGAGGTTGGACATCAGCTTGGTGACCCCGGCGACCATCTCGCCGGTGAGCGCCTTGCTGACGTGGCGGATCATGTCGCCCGACGTGGTGTCGGCCAGTATCCACTCCCGGAAGTCGCCGACCGTCCAACCCTTGATCTCGCCGTAGATGGTCTCGTTGACCGCGTCGTCGATGACACGTGTCACCTCGTCGTCCTCGTAGGGGACGGCCGGGTTGGCCCGGATGGTCTCGAGCGTCATCTCGGCGAGGACGTACTTGGCGGCGACACGTTCCGCCGCGGTGGTCGCGGCGATCCCCGCCTGCAGATCGCCCGACTTCTCCTCGTTCGCCTTCGCGAGCACCTCCTTGACGGAACCGAACTCGTAGGTCGCACCGAACAGCTTCGTCCTCAGGAGCATCGTCGCGTCTCCTCCGCACCGCGTGCGGCTTGGCCAGGACCGCACCTCACCGGGTGAACACCAACGTCTTGACCGACACGGGTACGGCTCGGCCGTCGAGCAGCGGCCGTCCGATGTCGATGAAATCTCCCTCGCCGAGGCCGATCTGATCGATGGTGATCAGCGGCAGGTCCGGGTGGATCGATTGCAGCGTCTGGCCCAGCACCTGGGCGTAGTCCTCCTGGATGACCACGACGAGCGGGACCCCGTCGGGAAGCTGGTGTCGGGCGTAGCCGTCGAGCGCGGTGGCCACGGTGGCGAGCTGGCCGTACTCGAGACCGGTCGGCAGGTCGACCGCGATCGCCACGCGGCCGTCCCCCTCGGCGTCCCACCTGCGGGTGGCCAGCACGATGGCGTCGACGAGGCCGTCGGGGTCGTCGGTCACGTCGTGGACGTCGGGCTCGATGACCGGGAGGTCGCGCAAGGGCAGCAGGTCGGCACGGACCCAGATCGTGGTCCCGGACAGGGTCACGGTCTGGCTGGCTGCACCGATGACCGTCGCGCCGATGGTCTCCGGAGCGGCGCGCACGGACCTCGTGCGCAGCCTCGGTTCGTCGCGCAGCGAGCGAGCGAGCAGCGGTCCGATGTCCCCGAACGAGGCCACGTCGGCCACCGACTCGGTCGGCAGCGACTCGGCGTAGCACCGACCGACGCCACCGGAGAGGAAGAGGATCGGTTCGTCGAGGTCGAGCTCGAGCATCGGGCTCAGCGCGACCGTCCGCAGCAGCGGCGACGGTCGGTCGACGACGAGGTCGACCACCAGCCCGGCGAGCGCGTCGGTCAGCGCGCGCAGCTCGGTCAAGGTCGCCGGGCGGCCCACTTCGAGCGGCGAGCCGATCTCGTCGATGACCGACCGGGCAGAGGAGGTGATCGCCGTGACGACCGCCGAACCGGCGTCGATCTGGACCCCCCGCCCACCGACCATGATGGCCGCCGAGCCGAGGTGACGGCCGGCCCGGAACACGGCGACGTTGCTGCTGCCACCGCCGACGTCGGCGTTGACGACGGTGGTGTAGTTGTCGGCCGACCACGCGGCCGCACCCGACCCGCGACCGGCGATCTGCGCCTCGAGGTTCGGACCGGCGACCGTGACCACGAAGTCACCTGCGAGCCCGGACAGGACACGCAGCACCTCGTCGGCGTCCCTCCGCAGCGCGGTCTCGCCGGTGATGATGACGGCGCCGGTCTCGACCTCGTCGTCCGCGATCCCCGCTGCGGCGTACTCGGCGCGGACCAGGTCGGCCAGGCCTTCCAGGTCGATCCGGTCCGGACCGAGCAGCGGGGTGAAGTGGACGCGTCCGACGTGCTCGACGGCACGCGCGTCGACCTCGATCCGGGGTACGAGCCCGACCCGCGCTGCGTTGCGTAGCTTCAGGCGCGAGAAGACCACCTGCGTGGTCGTCGTGCCCACGTCGATACCGACGCTGAGCATCTCGCGGGTGGACCGCATCGTCGGTGTCCGTCCTGTCAGGTCGGGAGCACGTGGACCGTGTCCGGTCAGGCCTTGCGGTAGGTGACCTCGCCGTCGAACTCGAGCGAGTCGATGACCCCGACGATGGCCGCGTCGGTCGGTGTCCCTTCGGTCCGCGCCGTGAACCGGGCGGCGCTGCCACGGACCACGAGCACGAGCTCGCCGGTGCCGGCGCCGACGGTGTCGACGGCGACGAACGTGTCGCCATCGACCTCGTCGGAGGGGCTGGCAGGACGCACCAGCAGGAGCTTGCCGCCGGTCAGGCGGTCGTCCTTCGCGCTCGACACGGCCGAGCCGACGACGCGGGCGATCAGCATGGTGCGCTCCCTCGAGCGCCGGAGGAGCGGCGAGGTCGCCGCCCCCCGGCATCGGTGGTCACGGGCGGGTGGTCGGGTCGGTCGGGTCGGGTCGGGTCGGGTCGACGGGGTCCGGTCGGAGCGCCGGGTCGGGGGTCCCCGGCTGCTTCGGGTCGGGCTGCCGCGGAGAGGTGGCCGCCTCGGTAACGCCGACGGTGGTGACCGGCTCGCCGTCGACGGCGGGGTAGCGCATGCGGAAGAACAGGAGGGCGACGGCGACGGCCGAGAACCCGGCGACGAGCTTGCCGACGATCATGGGGAAGATCATCGAACGCTCGACCGCCGCGGTGAAGCCGAGGTGGTCACCGAAGGTGAACGCCGCGCTCACGGCGAAGGCGCAGTTCAGCACCTTGCCGCGCGAGTCCATCTCCTTGAGGATCTGGAACATGGGGATGTTGTTCGCCAGAGTCGCGACCATCCCGCCGGCGGCCTTGTCGTTCATGCCGACGACCTTGCCGACCCTGGACAGCGGCTTCTCGGCGAGCTTGATGATGACGTAGACGGCCGGGAACGCGCCGAGCAGCATCATCCCGATGAACCCGACGATCTCGATGCCGTCCATCGGCGAGGCGAGCTCCCACCCGGCGGGCATGACCTGCGTCTCGGTCATGAACTCGAACACCGCGATCGCGAGCCCGATCGAGATCAGCGCGATCAGTCCCTTGCCGAAGATCAGGAACCCGGAGGTCATCCGGTCGGGGAAGCGCCAGAGCCCGAAGGCGATCAGCAGGGACGCGATCACGATCGGGATGAGGTTGGCGAGCACCATCCGGACGTCGAACCCGGCGACCAGACCACCCACCAGCACACCGAGCGGGATGGTGATCATGCCGGCGAGGACGCCCTGCGCCAGGAAGGTGCGGTCCTCCACGCGGATGATGCCGAGCGCGACGGGGATGGTGAACACGATGGTCGGGCCCATCATCGCGCCCAGGATCAGACCGGCGAGCAGACCGGCGTCCGGGTCGATGGCGAGCTC
Protein-coding regions in this window:
- a CDS encoding ethanolamine ammonia-lyase subunit EutB codes for the protein MLLRTKLFGATYEFGSVKEVLAKANEEKSGDLQAGIAATTAAERVAAKYVLAEMTLETIRANPAVPYEDDEVTRVIDDAVNETIYGEIKGWTVGDFREWILADTTSGDMIRHVSKALTGEMVAGVTKLMSNLDLVLGAKKVRITAHCNNTIGLPGTLASRNQPNHPTDAVEGIRASIYEGLSLGSGDSVIGINPADDSVGSVTRLLEMTQEVIDKWEIPTQNCLLAHVTTQMDALKRGAPMGLMFQSLAGTQKANVGFGIDVDLLDEAYDMAKRYCNTAGPNYMYFETGQGTALSADAHYDADQLVMEARNYGLAKRYDPYQVNTVVGFIGPEYLYDAVQITRAGLEDHFMGKLTGISMGCDACYTNHARATQNDIENLAVLLSAAGCNYFMGVPMGDDAMLSYQCTSYHDAPSLRQALDLRPIPEFEAWMEGLGLMKDGRLTDAAGDASFFLQR
- a CDS encoding ethanolamine ammonia-lyase reactivating factor EutA, translated to MRSTREMLSVGIDVGTTTTQVVFSRLKLRNAARVGLVPRIEVDARAVEHVGRVHFTPLLGPDRIDLEGLADLVRAEYAAAGIADDEVETGAVIITGETALRRDADEVLRVLSGLAGDFVVTVAGPNLEAQIAGRGSGAAAWSADNYTTVVNADVGGGSSNVAVFRAGRHLGSAAIMVGGRGVQIDAGSAVVTAITSSARSVIDEIGSPLEVGRPATLTELRALTDALAGLVVDLVVDRPSPLLRTVALSPMLELDLDEPILFLSGGVGRCYAESLPTESVADVASFGDIGPLLARSLRDEPRLRTRSVRAAPETIGATVIGAASQTVTLSGTTIWVRADLLPLRDLPVIEPDVHDVTDDPDGLVDAIVLATRRWDAEGDGRVAIAVDLPTGLEYGQLATVATALDGYARHQLPDGVPLVVVIQEDYAQVLGQTLQSIHPDLPLITIDQIGLGEGDFIDIGRPLLDGRAVPVSVKTLVFTR
- a CDS encoding EutN/CcmL family microcompartment protein — protein: MLIARVVGSAVSSAKDDRLTGGKLLLVRPASPSDEVDGDTFVAVDTVGAGTGELVLVVRGSAARFTARTEGTPTDAAIVGVIDSLEFDGEVTYRKA
- the eutH gene encoding ethanolamine utilization protein EutH, producing MDINEIIVWVLMIFMVLGAIDRAIGNRYGLGEPFEEGFNALGPLALAMVGVVSLAPVLARILEPVIVPLYTAVGADPSMFATTLLANDMGGYPLALELAIDPDAGLLAGLILGAMMGPTIVFTIPVALGIIRVEDRTFLAQGVLAGMITIPLGVLVGGLVAGFDVRMVLANLIPIVIASLLIAFGLWRFPDRMTSGFLIFGKGLIALISIGLAIAVFEFMTETQVMPAGWELASPMDGIEIVGFIGMMLLGAFPAVYVIIKLAEKPLSRVGKVVGMNDKAAGGMVATLANNIPMFQILKEMDSRGKVLNCAFAVSAAFTFGDHLGFTAAVERSMIFPMIVGKLVAGFSAVAVALLFFRMRYPAVDGEPVTTVGVTEAATSPRQPDPKQPGTPDPALRPDPVDPTRPDPTDPTTRP